In one window of Puniceicoccaceae bacterium DNA:
- a CDS encoding tetratricopeptide repeat protein encodes MKESFQAFVSLLTATALFSSASAMRMEDQGGYALEKGLQYFHGEGVPYDYEAAAKHFREAAELGNVEAHLNLGFLYDLGIGVEQDYRKAANYYRLAADAGDATAQFNLGILYRFGRGVEADPAIAAVWYEKAAEQGYVDAQYNLGVLYETGQGVDANLLIADMWYILAAASDHGKAMERHEALVVQMTPEQMQQAWESAYELGVAMVAHADETE; translated from the coding sequence ATGAAAGAGTCATTTCAAGCATTCGTTTCCCTTCTTACTGCAACTGCATTGTTTTCCAGTGCCTCTGCCATGCGCATGGAGGATCAAGGGGGCTACGCCCTGGAAAAAGGACTGCAATACTTTCATGGTGAAGGAGTTCCCTATGATTATGAAGCGGCGGCAAAGCATTTTCGCGAAGCCGCTGAACTCGGAAATGTGGAAGCGCACCTCAATCTTGGTTTTCTGTATGACCTGGGCATTGGGGTGGAACAAGACTACCGCAAGGCAGCAAACTATTACCGCCTTGCCGCAGATGCAGGGGATGCGACCGCACAGTTCAATCTGGGCATCCTCTATCGCTTTGGTCGCGGAGTGGAGGCGGATCCTGCAATTGCGGCGGTCTGGTATGAAAAAGCGGCCGAGCAGGGCTATGTCGATGCACAGTACAATCTGGGTGTGCTTTACGAAACCGGACAAGGCGTGGATGCAAATCTGCTGATCGCCGACATGTGGTACATTCTTGCCGCTGCAAGTGACCACGGCAAAGCCATGGAGCGACACGAGGCACTGGTCGTGCAGATGACCCCGGAGCAAATGCAGCAGGCCTGGGAATCTGCCTACGAACTTGGTGTGGCCATGGTTGCTCACGCCGACGAGACGGAGTGA
- a CDS encoding type II toxin-antitoxin system Phd/YefM family antitoxin: MAILTAMTVITATNAKNNFGELLEATQKAPVEISKKGRTVAVVLSAEAFRQMQAKAEGISERPSIDGILGWIERHPAEAQALDETDYHQHLEEKFA, encoded by the coding sequence ATGGCTATTTTGACAGCCATGACAGTCATCACTGCAACAAACGCGAAAAACAATTTTGGCGAACTGCTCGAGGCCACGCAGAAGGCACCGGTTGAGATCTCGAAGAAAGGACGCACGGTCGCGGTGGTGCTCTCAGCAGAAGCTTTTCGACAGATGCAGGCAAAGGCAGAGGGTATCTCGGAGCGACCGTCGATCGATGGTATTCTTGGCTGGATAGAGCGGCATCCGGCAGAAGCGCAAGCACTGGACGAAACGGACTACCACCAGCACCTCGAAGAAAAATTTGCGTGA
- a CDS encoding insulinase family protein: MFLLLLVALLTPLHAAPWPPKLDGIEGDPAVVYGQLENGVRWAYLPNAHPEDQLSLRLLVEAGSFMEEDDELGMAHFLEHMAFNGTQHFPAEGQAIETFQRHGLAFGQQLNAMTGFLQTVYQVDLPHLETALLDDAFRFLQDQAHGQVFDEAEIEKERGVILEEMRTRNSPHYRAYFSNLGFLLGEGRFANRSPLGTEATVKSFQKQDFEEFYQKWYTADRMVVLGVGALSAEDFEARVKAHFAEIPANSEPLPNPTDTIRPPSANAVHFSDTPGSEHMLVQLASLLPVGNEPMTAEKMRENTLNFMSTVFLAIHFNLQVAGGNAPFLQAINDMQEEAGLFRLMRLILVTQPNLTMEALDQLAKSVGDLTTNGFDEEQANQLKAMLLANMDGIVQQAATRQNAQLAQAMVGAFSTRGMVFMHPAQEQELLKQWFAEWDGKQIGEALRVALEPERAAILLEGKLAQVELDKDEVVAAYQRGLATRSEGKQKKEKLEWAYADFGEPGEIVSQELDPELNITRIAFANGVRVNLKELPTHQNLINISLRVGEGLASITDQDRRLALAAPSHLRFGGLGQHSLEEIQQLTLAKQFGIGGINVGNLALELHAGGLRNDFPMLLELLAAHLIDPGFRASAHAIYQQAIQAQWKDEPSNPMEVYQMHVQPFLFANDWRSRQLSKAEMLSAEVPTTTAWLLPQLREGYLEIGVAGDFETEKLLPELARTFGALPVRSTVVPVMEAEDSPQLIKPTREVFRYDGPDPKAALVLTLPVCSGVSWQEATQVEVLAALVQDALNQEIREAMGGTYGVSCQASCGWDSTADGQLTIQMECDPERVDAFEVKAMEVLTNLANDGISKDQLKRALRPLIHQEKESLKDPGHWNGWVLTRSQGTPWFNERMLGRLEVLESTELEHLQALASRYLQADRAVIAQILPNEI; this comes from the coding sequence GTGTTCCTCCTCCTGCTGGTCGCGCTGTTGACACCGCTTCACGCCGCCCCTTGGCCGCCAAAACTGGACGGCATTGAGGGGGATCCGGCTGTCGTCTATGGTCAACTCGAAAACGGCGTGCGCTGGGCCTACCTTCCGAATGCGCATCCGGAGGATCAGCTCAGTCTGCGCCTGCTGGTGGAGGCGGGGTCGTTCATGGAGGAAGATGACGAGTTGGGCATGGCGCACTTTCTCGAACACATGGCGTTCAATGGTACGCAACACTTTCCCGCAGAAGGGCAGGCGATTGAGACGTTTCAGCGCCATGGACTCGCCTTTGGTCAGCAATTGAACGCGATGACGGGCTTCCTTCAGACCGTGTATCAAGTGGATCTGCCGCATCTGGAGACCGCCCTGCTGGATGATGCCTTCCGCTTTCTGCAGGATCAGGCACATGGACAAGTCTTCGATGAGGCGGAGATCGAAAAGGAGCGCGGCGTGATCCTTGAGGAGATGCGCACACGCAACTCTCCGCACTATCGCGCCTATTTTTCGAATTTGGGTTTCCTGCTTGGCGAGGGGCGCTTCGCGAACCGCTCACCCCTTGGCACTGAAGCGACGGTGAAGTCGTTTCAAAAACAGGATTTTGAAGAGTTCTATCAGAAATGGTACACCGCCGACCGAATGGTGGTGCTCGGAGTGGGGGCCTTGAGCGCGGAGGATTTTGAGGCGCGGGTGAAGGCGCATTTTGCGGAAATTCCGGCGAATAGCGAACCTCTGCCGAATCCGACGGACACCATCCGACCTCCCTCTGCCAATGCGGTGCACTTTTCCGATACTCCCGGTTCCGAGCACATGCTCGTGCAGCTGGCAAGTCTGCTGCCAGTGGGAAATGAACCGATGACCGCAGAGAAGATGCGCGAGAACACGCTCAACTTCATGTCCACAGTTTTCCTCGCGATCCATTTCAATCTGCAAGTGGCTGGTGGCAATGCTCCGTTTTTGCAGGCGATCAATGACATGCAGGAGGAAGCAGGGTTGTTTCGCCTGATGCGCCTGATCCTGGTGACCCAACCCAATCTGACGATGGAGGCTCTCGATCAGTTGGCCAAGAGCGTTGGTGATTTAACCACAAACGGGTTTGACGAAGAGCAGGCCAATCAGTTGAAGGCGATGCTGCTCGCCAACATGGACGGCATCGTGCAGCAGGCGGCGACGCGGCAAAACGCACAACTGGCACAGGCGATGGTGGGTGCATTTTCCACGCGTGGCATGGTGTTCATGCATCCGGCGCAGGAACAGGAACTGCTCAAGCAATGGTTTGCGGAGTGGGATGGCAAGCAGATTGGGGAGGCGCTTAGGGTCGCCCTCGAACCCGAGCGAGCTGCGATTCTGCTTGAGGGAAAACTGGCACAAGTGGAGCTGGACAAGGACGAAGTAGTTGCGGCGTATCAGCGCGGCCTCGCGACCCGGAGTGAAGGCAAGCAGAAGAAGGAAAAGCTGGAGTGGGCCTATGCGGATTTTGGAGAACCCGGGGAGATTGTATCGCAGGAGTTGGATCCCGAACTGAACATCACCCGGATTGCTTTTGCCAATGGGGTGCGGGTGAACCTCAAGGAACTGCCGACGCATCAGAATCTCATCAACATCAGCCTGCGCGTGGGCGAGGGCCTTGCCAGCATTACGGATCAGGACCGTCGCCTCGCACTTGCGGCTCCCTCCCACTTGCGGTTTGGTGGACTGGGCCAACACTCGCTGGAAGAGATCCAGCAGCTCACGTTGGCGAAACAGTTTGGCATCGGAGGAATAAACGTTGGCAACCTGGCGCTTGAACTGCATGCAGGCGGCTTGCGCAACGATTTCCCGATGCTACTCGAGCTGCTGGCTGCTCACCTCATTGATCCTGGCTTCCGAGCCTCCGCCCACGCGATTTATCAACAGGCCATTCAGGCACAGTGGAAGGACGAACCCAGCAATCCGATGGAAGTGTACCAAATGCATGTGCAGCCTTTTCTTTTTGCGAACGACTGGCGTTCCCGCCAGCTGAGCAAGGCGGAGATGCTGTCAGCTGAAGTGCCGACCACGACTGCCTGGCTGCTGCCCCAGCTGCGCGAGGGCTACCTCGAGATTGGAGTCGCGGGTGATTTCGAAACCGAGAAATTGTTGCCCGAGCTGGCGCGCACCTTTGGGGCCTTGCCAGTGCGCAGCACGGTTGTTCCGGTTATGGAAGCAGAGGATTCCCCGCAGTTGATTAAGCCAACTCGCGAGGTCTTCCGCTACGACGGACCCGACCCGAAGGCGGCCCTGGTGCTGACGCTGCCAGTCTGCAGCGGAGTATCGTGGCAGGAGGCAACACAGGTGGAAGTGCTGGCAGCTCTGGTGCAGGATGCATTGAACCAGGAAATCCGCGAAGCCATGGGCGGAACCTATGGGGTCAGTTGCCAGGCATCCTGTGGTTGGGATTCCACTGCAGACGGTCAGCTCACCATCCAGATGGAGTGCGACCCGGAGCGGGTGGATGCCTTTGAGGTCAAAGCGATGGAGGTGCTCACGAATCTCGCCAACGACGGTATTTCCAAGGATCAGCTCAAGCGCGCGCTTCGTCCGCTCATCCATCAGGAAAAGGAATCCCTGAAGGATCCCGGACACTGGAACGGATGGGTGCTCACGCGCAGTCAGGGCACCCCCTGGTTCAACGAGCGCATGCTCGGACGGCTTGAGGTACTGGAGTCCACGGAACTCGAGCACCTGCAGGCGCTGGCCTCGCGTTACCTCCAGGCGGATCGTGCCGTGATTGCCCAGATCCTGCCCAATGAGATTTGA
- a CDS encoding alpha/beta fold hydrolase: MPVLSSSSYRAPWLLRNGHTSTIFTALFRQAAPAHYQRFTLATPDDDFLDVDVLHPTVQSNRAVLLLHGLEGSSQGHYLRGMANAVVAAGWAAVALNFRGCGGRPNRFARSYHSGVTEDVQVAVEWVQHKFPQSKIALIGFSLGGNVLLKYLGEGSRHASVVGGVAVSVPVDLAGSATVLASPINRIYMRRFMRDMTRKLELKNQTIGTDFDIPSFRRMRTFAEFDGAYTAPVHGFASAEDYWQRNSSLPLLQHIDVPTLLVNALDDPFLSASCLPEHIASASDAFFLETPRHGGHVGFLSDLHPRQHCWHEARAVQFLHEHVFP; this comes from the coding sequence ATGCCAGTCCTGTCATCCAGCTCCTACCGTGCGCCCTGGTTGCTTCGCAATGGGCACACTTCCACCATCTTCACCGCCCTCTTTCGTCAAGCGGCTCCAGCGCACTATCAGCGCTTCACACTTGCGACTCCGGATGACGATTTTCTGGATGTGGATGTACTGCATCCAACTGTTCAGTCCAATCGCGCGGTACTGCTGCTGCACGGACTCGAGGGTTCCAGTCAAGGCCATTATCTTCGCGGCATGGCGAATGCCGTAGTCGCAGCCGGATGGGCGGCTGTTGCGCTGAATTTTCGGGGTTGCGGCGGTCGGCCCAATCGATTTGCCCGCTCCTACCACAGCGGCGTGACCGAGGACGTTCAGGTGGCCGTGGAGTGGGTGCAGCATAAATTTCCCCAATCTAAAATTGCACTGATCGGATTCAGCCTCGGAGGCAACGTGCTGTTGAAATACCTCGGCGAGGGCAGTCGCCATGCTTCCGTTGTAGGCGGTGTCGCTGTGTCGGTGCCAGTGGATCTGGCAGGCAGCGCAACTGTATTGGCCAGTCCCATCAACCGCATTTACATGCGCCGCTTCATGCGCGACATGACTCGCAAACTGGAACTGAAAAATCAGACCATTGGCACCGATTTTGATATCCCTTCCTTCCGCCGCATGCGCACCTTTGCCGAGTTTGATGGCGCCTACACTGCTCCGGTCCATGGATTCGCATCTGCCGAAGACTACTGGCAGCGCAACAGTAGTCTGCCGTTGCTACAGCACATCGACGTGCCCACCCTGCTGGTCAATGCGCTGGATGACCCATTCCTGTCCGCCAGTTGCTTGCCGGAGCACATCGCCAGTGCCAGTGATGCCTTCTTCCTCGAAACCCCAAGACACGGAGGTCACGTTGGCTTTCTGAGCGACCTCCATCCACGTCAGCACTGCTGGCACGAAGCCCGCGCCGTGCAGTTCCTGCACGAACATGTTTTCCCCTGA
- the hisN gene encoding histidinol-phosphatase has protein sequence MSTIAEYLEFANLLAVKSGGLICSYFGSQNLATELKEDQTPVTQADREAEQLIRKMIHTRFPEHGIVGEEFGSENEEADYVWMIDPIDGTKTFMTSVPLFGTVLCLKYKGEPILGMIHQPVLNQILIGDGETTWLNGKQVTVRKTAKIEDAILLTSDPINPARYKGEVKWNKLAANVKLYRTWGDCYGYLLLASGWADIMVDPIVSPWDFHAMIPIIRGANGVITDWEGEDALKGNSVIASNKVLHRKVVDFLND, from the coding sequence ATGAGTACTATTGCTGAATATCTGGAATTTGCCAACCTGCTCGCGGTCAAGAGCGGTGGTTTGATCTGCAGCTACTTCGGTTCGCAAAACCTTGCCACCGAGCTGAAGGAAGATCAAACACCCGTCACCCAGGCGGACCGGGAGGCGGAGCAGTTGATCCGCAAGATGATCCACACCCGCTTCCCGGAGCATGGAATCGTCGGGGAGGAGTTTGGCAGCGAAAACGAGGAGGCCGACTACGTCTGGATGATCGACCCGATTGATGGAACCAAAACATTCATGACCAGTGTTCCGCTCTTCGGCACCGTGCTTTGCCTGAAATACAAGGGCGAACCCATTCTCGGCATGATTCATCAACCCGTGCTCAATCAGATCCTGATCGGCGACGGCGAAACCACCTGGCTCAATGGCAAGCAGGTAACCGTGCGGAAGACTGCAAAGATCGAGGACGCCATCCTGTTGACCTCCGACCCCATCAATCCGGCACGCTACAAGGGTGAGGTCAAGTGGAACAAGCTCGCCGCCAACGTGAAGCTCTACCGTACCTGGGGAGACTGTTACGGCTACCTGCTGCTCGCGAGTGGTTGGGCAGACATCATGGTCGATCCCATTGTTTCACCATGGGATTTTCACGCCATGATTCCGATCATTCGCGGTGCCAATGGCGTGATCACCGACTGGGAGGGCGAGGACGCACTCAAGGGCAACTCCGTCATCGCCTCGAACAAGGTACTGCACCGCAAGGTGGTGGATTTCCTCAACGACTGA
- a CDS encoding PIN domain-containing protein, with the protein MKIFWDANVLVDLVDQARPGHADAVKLLKQTQKIAATNLCAWHSLSILSYLCTKKFGKAAADEMIQELLKVFSIPATGSKEAQRAFAYNAFDYEDALQISSAVAGFSDYVVTRDAKGFRQSPIAVVSPKKIVSKLSK; encoded by the coding sequence GTGAAGATTTTCTGGGATGCGAATGTGCTGGTTGATCTGGTCGATCAAGCGAGACCTGGACATGCAGATGCGGTCAAGTTGCTGAAGCAAACTCAGAAGATCGCTGCCACGAATCTTTGCGCCTGGCATTCACTCTCGATTCTGAGCTATCTCTGCACAAAGAAGTTCGGAAAAGCAGCAGCGGATGAGATGATCCAGGAACTGCTGAAAGTCTTCTCAATTCCTGCAACAGGGAGCAAAGAAGCGCAGCGCGCGTTTGCTTACAATGCTTTCGACTATGAGGATGCCCTCCAGATTTCGTCTGCTGTGGCAGGTTTTTCCGATTATGTGGTCACACGCGATGCCAAAGGTTTCAGGCAAAGTCCGATTGCAGTCGTGTCGCCAAAGAAAATTGTTTCAAAGCTTAGTAAGTAA
- a CDS encoding M42 family metallopeptidase: MTSEHKTFLQQLLTTPSPVGGEMPGQRVWANYLRPLADSVENDAYGNTWATLNGAAPDAIKVMIEAHADEIGFMINYIAEDGFVSVIANGGSDVAIARGKRVVFFGSKGPVCGVIGNTAIHLRRDSSGDEKTPKWHELFVDVGVNTRIEVHEKGLQVGCCAVYDIEPLELSENRLVSRAVDNRISGFILARIFEELQQPGQRPEATVYAVNAVQEEVGGNGAMMIADRLFPDVAIVFDVTHATDTPGIDKKKHGEIKLGAGPTLTYGTANHPMVVERLVKAATNAGIPIQHEATSRFTGTDTDRIFNTRTGIPSALISIPLRYMHSPVETVDLNDVENTVKLLVAFLKDLKADERFTVSL, encoded by the coding sequence ATGACATCCGAACACAAAACCTTCCTTCAACAATTGCTCACCACTCCCAGTCCGGTCGGTGGTGAAATGCCCGGTCAGCGCGTCTGGGCGAACTACCTGCGTCCGCTCGCAGATTCCGTCGAAAATGACGCCTACGGCAACACCTGGGCCACACTCAATGGGGCAGCGCCCGACGCGATCAAGGTCATGATTGAAGCCCATGCCGATGAAATCGGGTTCATGATCAATTACATCGCAGAGGATGGCTTTGTATCGGTGATTGCCAATGGGGGTTCTGACGTGGCCATCGCGCGCGGCAAGCGCGTCGTGTTTTTTGGCTCAAAGGGACCCGTGTGCGGCGTGATCGGCAATACCGCGATCCACCTGAGGCGTGACAGTAGCGGTGATGAAAAGACTCCGAAGTGGCACGAGTTGTTTGTCGATGTCGGTGTCAACACCCGTATTGAGGTGCACGAAAAGGGACTGCAGGTGGGCTGCTGCGCGGTCTATGATATCGAGCCGCTCGAACTTTCCGAAAACCGCCTCGTCTCCCGCGCCGTCGACAATCGCATCTCGGGTTTCATTCTCGCGCGCATTTTTGAAGAGTTGCAACAACCGGGGCAACGCCCTGAGGCAACGGTGTATGCGGTCAACGCGGTACAGGAAGAAGTGGGCGGCAATGGTGCCATGATGATTGCAGATCGGCTTTTCCCCGATGTTGCCATCGTGTTTGATGTCACGCACGCCACGGACACACCTGGTATTGACAAAAAGAAACACGGCGAGATCAAACTTGGTGCTGGACCCACACTCACCTACGGCACAGCCAACCACCCCATGGTCGTCGAGCGCCTCGTCAAAGCCGCCACAAATGCGGGCATTCCGATCCAGCACGAAGCCACCAGTCGCTTCACCGGAACCGATACAGACAGAATCTTCAACACACGCACTGGCATTCCGTCCGCGCTGATTTCGATCCCTTTGCGCTACATGCATTCACCCGTGGAGACGGTGGATCTCAACGACGTGGAAAACACCGTAAAACTGCTCGTTGCCTTCCTTAAGGATCTCAAGGCAGACGAGCGTTTCACTGTTTCCCTGTAA